The following is a genomic window from Burkholderia oklahomensis C6786.
GGGCACGTATTCGCCGGCCGTGAACGCATATCTCGCGAGCAATACGCAGCCGCCGCAGAGCCTCGTGACGACGATGTCGAACTCGACGGGGGCGACCGCTTCGCTGTGGCGCGCGAACTTCAATCTGCTGCCGACCGCGTACGACAACAGCTATCAGCTGGCGCTGATCCCGGGCACGCTGATCGGCCGCTACGACGCGCGCGTGAACGTGCCGACGAACAGCCCGCTCGCATCGGGCGGCGATCCGTCGAGCAGCTTCATCACGAAGCCGTTCACCGACACGATCGGCACCTATTTGCCGAACGTGCTGAAGTACTCGGCGAAGTCGGCCTATGCTGTAGGGAGCAATGCGATCTATACGTGGGACTGGAGTCACGACGGCCTCGACCTGCCCGACACGATTCCGGATCTGGCCACGGCGCTCACGCTCAATCCTTCGCTGAAGGTGCTGTCGTTGAACGGCTATCACGACATCGCGACGCCGTTTTATCAGACGGAACTCGATCTCTCCCGTCTCGGCGCGCAGCCCAATCTGACGATCAAGGACTATCAGGGCGGGCACATGGTCTATCTGGACGATACGTCGCGGCCGCGGGAGAAAGCCGATCTGGTGACGTTCTATGGTGCGACGCCCGTCGCGCAATGACGTCGAACGATGCTTCACCGCCCGTCGCGCTGCGCGCATGATGCGCCGCGCGCGTCGGGCCATGACGACCCCATTTCTCATCGGAGCTGACATGAAAATCCAATCGGCATTCGTGTGGTCGGCGCTGTTCGCCGCGGGCCTCGCGTTCACGCAAGCGGCGTTCGCGCAGGAGGCGGCGAGCGACGCGCGACCCGATCGCCACACGCAGGCGCAACTCGGCGATCCGTACGTGCCGCCCGCCGCGCGCAAGCCGACGGCCGGCACGCAGACGTCGGGCGCCGCGCTGCATGCGCAGGTCGTGCGCAAGCTGCAGCGCCAGTTCGCGGCGGCCGACGCGAACAACACGGGCCTGACCGAAGCGCAGGCGAAGGCAGCGGGCCTCGGCTACGTCGCGAAGAACTTCAAGCAGATCGACGCGAACCGCACGGGACGCGTGTCGTTCTCCGACGTGCAGCGCTACATCCAATCGCAGAGCGCGACACAGAAGTAAGCAAGTCGCGCATCGCTTACCCCACGAGAACCACGGGGTGCGCATCGAACGGGCTCAGCCGGACACTCGGCTCAGCCCGTTTTTTCATGCGCGACCGGCTCGCGGGAACGATTGGAATTCCCAATATATGAGCGCCGCACTCAAATATTGGAGATGGCGGCGCGCCCCCCTACAATCCGAAGCACATCGACACGCTTCGGCAGATGCGCAATCGTCGCGAACCCGACGGCTCGCGTGTCTGAATTGCCGGAGTTCATTGCACCATGAACAAAACGCCCATGACGCTTGCCTTGAACGGCGCGACAGCCGTCCATCCCGATGCGTCCGATACGTCCGACGCGACGCTCGCCGACAGCATCGGCGCGACGAGCACGCCGCTCGATCTCGCCGCGCAGCAGGCGGGCACGCAAACGCTGCTGCGCGGCCTTGCGATCCTCGAGGCGGTCGCGGGCGGCGCCCGCGACATGCGCGCGATCGGCGCCGCGCTCGGCACGACGCGCAGCACGACGCACCGCCTCGTCAGCAGCCTCGTGCAGGCGCGCTATCTGCGCCAGGTGCAAGGCGGCTATCTGCTCGGTCCGAAGCTGATCGAGCTCGGCACGATCGCGCTCGAGCAGATGCCGCTCACGGCGGTCGCGCGCCCGCATCTCGAAGCGCTCGCGCAAGCGACGCTCGACACGATCCACCTCGGCGTGCGCGACGGCGACGACGTGCTTTACATCGACAAGATTCCCGGCACGCGCGGCCTCGAGATGCGCTCGCGGATCGGCCACCGGATGCCGCTCGCGTCGACGGGGATCGGCAAGGCGATGATGCTCGACCTCGATCCGGACACGTGGCGCTCGCTGTTCGACGCGTCGAAGCGCGCGCTCGCGGGCGTGAACTTCAAGCCGGATCGCCGTCCGGACATCGGCACGTTCCTGCAGCGGATGGCGCACTACGCGGCGGGCGGCTACACGTTCGATCTCGAGGAGAACGAAACGTCGATTCGCTGCGTCGCCGCGCCGGTGCGCGACGCGTCGGGCGCGATCGTCGCCGCGCTGTCGGTCGCGAGCACGATTCCCTACATGTCGCTCGACCGGATGAACGAACTCGTGCCGCTCGTGCAGCGCGGCGCGCGCGCGATTTCGGCCGACCTAGGCTGGAGCGCGCCGCAGGCGACGCGCAGGATCAAGCGATGAGCGCACACGCGATCACGCCCGCGCTGATCGGGCTCGACTGGGGGACGACGTCGCTGCGCGCGTACCTGTTCGACGCCGACGGCTCGGTGCTCGACACGCGCGCGTTCGCGGCCGGCGTGATGAGCCTGCCCGGCGCGGCGGGCGAATCGCCGTCGCAGGCGTTCGATGCCGCGTTCGAGCGCGCTTGCGGCGCATGGCTCGACCGCACGCCGCACGTGCCGGCGCTCGCGTCCGGGATGGTCGGCAGCGCGCAGGGCTGGCGCGAGGCGCCTTACGTGACGATGCCGGCCGATGCCGATGCGTTCGCGTCGAGCCTCGTGCGGCTTCGCACCGCGCGCGGCTCGGCGCTCGCGATCGTGCCGGGCGCGCTCGAGCCGGGCGAACTGCCGGACGTGATGCGCGGCGAGGAAACGCAGATCGTCGGCACGCTCGCCGCCGAGCCGTCGCTTGCGCACGAACGCACTGGCGCGCTGATCGGCCTGCCCGGCACGCACGCGAAATGGGCGTGGGTGCGCGACGGGCGCATCGAGTGGTTTCGCACGTACATGACGGGCGAGCTGTTCGCCGCGCTGCGCGGGCACACGATTCTCGGCCGCACGATGCAGCCGGGCGATGCGCCGGACTGGGCGGCGTTCGTGCGCGGCGTGCGGATCGCACGGCGCAAGCGCAGCGAAGGAT
Proteins encoded in this region:
- a CDS encoding EF-hand domain-containing protein, with amino-acid sequence MKIQSAFVWSALFAAGLAFTQAAFAQEAASDARPDRHTQAQLGDPYVPPAARKPTAGTQTSGAALHAQVVRKLQRQFAAADANNTGLTEAQAKAAGLGYVAKNFKQIDANRTGRVSFSDVQRYIQSQSATQK
- a CDS encoding IclR family transcriptional regulator produces the protein MNKTPMTLALNGATAVHPDASDTSDATLADSIGATSTPLDLAAQQAGTQTLLRGLAILEAVAGGARDMRAIGAALGTTRSTTHRLVSSLVQARYLRQVQGGYLLGPKLIELGTIALEQMPLTAVARPHLEALAQATLDTIHLGVRDGDDVLYIDKIPGTRGLEMRSRIGHRMPLASTGIGKAMMLDLDPDTWRSLFDASKRALAGVNFKPDRRPDIGTFLQRMAHYAAGGYTFDLEENETSIRCVAAPVRDASGAIVAALSVASTIPYMSLDRMNELVPLVQRGARAISADLGWSAPQATRRIKR
- a CDS encoding 2-dehydro-3-deoxygalactonokinase, producing the protein MSAHAITPALIGLDWGTTSLRAYLFDADGSVLDTRAFAAGVMSLPGAAGESPSQAFDAAFERACGAWLDRTPHVPALASGMVGSAQGWREAPYVTMPADADAFASSLVRLRTARGSALAIVPGALEPGELPDVMRGEETQIVGTLAAEPSLAHERTGALIGLPGTHAKWAWVRDGRIEWFRTYMTGELFAALRGHTILGRTMQPGDAPDWAAFVRGVRIARRKRSEGLLATLFSTRTLGLTGQLAPRAQGDYLSGLLIGHELNALDALLDGHGASLAALAPRLVGDGALCDRYRRALAEFDCDDARIVERASERGLWRIATQAGLVGAAGGAVLAPQ